A stretch of DNA from Bacteroidales bacterium WCE2008:
CCTGCATCACAGGGGCGTCCGGGCTCACTCCGTCAAGCAGAGTCGGCTCTATATACCTGTCCTCCTTGTCAAAGCGTCCTCCCGCGACGACCTTGCCGTCCTTGAGGTAGCCGGTGACCCTTTCGAAGGCCCTGTCGCTGACCATCCTCACGTAATGGCCGCTCTGCTGAGGATCCTCCCCGTGAAGAGCGCGGACAGCTTTCCCGAATTCCTCGATAAAGGCCTTTTTTACGTCCTTATGGACGAAAAGATAGTCCGGGGCTATACATGTCTGCCCGCTGTTCAAAGTCTTGCCCCAGGCGATTCTTTTGGCCGCTGTAGCCAGGTCGGCATCCTTGTCCACTATGCACGGACTCTTTCCTCCCAGTTCCAGTACGACAGGAGTCAGGTATTTTGCCTGGGACTCCATTGCGATCTTTCCGAGGTCCGGGCTTCCCGTAAGGAACACCAGGTCGTACCTGTGCTCGAACAGGTAGCCGTTCACGTCGCGATGGCCCTGAACGACAGCGATATACTCCTCGTCGAAGGTGTCCTTGATCATTTTCTCGATGGTCAGGGATACGTTCTCCACATAAGGCGACGGTTTAAGTATGGCAGTGCAACCTGCTGAAATACAGCCGACGAGAGGATTGATAAGAAGCTGGAAAGGATAGTTCCAGGGAGAAACTATCAAGGTATTTCCGAGAGGTTCGGAAACTATGTAGCTCGAGGACGGGAAAAGAGTCAGCGGGCTTGGCTTCAGCTTTTTTCTGGCCCATTTGTCCAGATGCTTAAGGTGGTTGTGGATCTCTCCAGTCACAAGGCTGACCTCAGTGAGATAGGCCTCCTGCTCGGATTTGTGGAGATCCTTCCAGAGAGCCGCGTATATTTCCGGCTCCCATTTCTTGATTGCAGCCCGGAGCTTCTTGAGCTGGGCCTTCCTGAAGCCCAGGTCCAGGGTCGCGTCAGTCTTGAAAAACGCTCTCTGGCGTTCTACAAGCTCGTCGATCTTTTCTTTTGGAGTGCCTGTCATTTCTTTCTTCCAGTATAATGGTCCATAACTGTATAAAGGCCGAAAAGATGGCCGAAGAACGGGTCAAACAACCTGAAAGGGAAGATTCCCTGCATCAGCCTTATGAAGTGGAATCCGAAAGGAATTCCGATGAAGATGCGGTTCTTTTCGATGGCCCTGATAGTCTTGGCTGCCACTTTCTCCGGTTTCTGGATCTTGAATACCTTCGAACGGATGCCCTCGAACATTCCGGTATTGATGAAATACGGGGCCATGGTCGTGACTTTCACCGGTATGCGGGCCTCTTCGAGCTCGATGCGCATGGATTCGGACCAGCCAATCGCAGCCCACTTGCTGGCCGCATATATGGACATTTTCGGCATTGCCAGCATTCCGCCGGCCGATGTGATGTTGCAGATATGGCCCTTCCCTGCCGAGATCATGTCTCCAATGACCCTGCGGGTCAGGAACATGGCTCCGTTGGTGTTGATGCCGATGGTCCTGCGGATGTCGTCGTCGCTCTGCTCGTAGAATGGCTTGTTGTTGGTTATGATTCCGGCGCAGTTGATAAGTATGTCGATCTTGCCGCAGGCAGCCTTGGTGGCCTCGAGGGCAGCGTCGAGAGACTGCGGGTCGGATATGTCAGCCTTGAAACCGGATACGTTTCCGAGAGTCGAGAACTCTTTGCATACAGCCTCTACAGCCGCTTCGTTGATATCCCAGATGACGAGCCTTGAAGCTCC
This window harbors:
- a CDS encoding aldehyde dehydrogenase (NAD+); this encodes MTGTPKEKIDELVERQRAFFKTDATLDLGFRKAQLKKLRAAIKKWEPEIYAALWKDLHKSEQEAYLTEVSLVTGEIHNHLKHLDKWARKKLKPSPLTLFPSSSYIVSEPLGNTLIVSPWNYPFQLLINPLVGCISAGCTAILKPSPYVENVSLTIEKMIKDTFDEEYIAVVQGHRDVNGYLFEHRYDLVFLTGSPDLGKIAMESQAKYLTPVVLELGGKSPCIVDKDADLATAAKRIAWGKTLNSGQTCIAPDYLFVHKDVKKAFIEEFGKAVRALHGEDPQQSGHYVRMVSDRAFERVTGYLKDGKVVAGGRFDKEDRYIEPTLLDGVSPDAPVMQEEIFGPVFPMMEFTDRKEVIDFVRGREKPLAFYYFGNKKDGWDMVRHTTSGGACINDTIMHIANDSIPFGGVGNSGMGRYHGIESFYAFSHRRAVVCSPRKFDMPFRYMPYKFMWMMKMILK
- a CDS encoding Short-chain dehydrogenase; its protein translation is MKIKGNTVLITGAASGIGKIMGRIALEKGASRLVIWDINEAAVEAVCKEFSTLGNVSGFKADISDPQSLDAALEATKAACGKIDILINCAGIITNNKPFYEQSDDDIRRTIGINTNGAMFLTRRVIGDMISAGKGHICNITSAGGMLAMPKMSIYAASKWAAIGWSESMRIELEEARIPVKVTTMAPYFINTGMFEGIRSKVFKIQKPEKVAAKTIRAIEKNRIFIGIPFGFHFIRLMQGIFPFRLFDPFFGHLFGLYTVMDHYTGRKK